The Brenneria rubrifaciens genome has a window encoding:
- the bioD gene encoding dethiobiotin synthase, with protein MLKRIFVTGTDTAVGKTVVSRALLQKLAVSGKSAAGYKPIAKGCMETEEGMRNRDAQLLLATSTLKLTYEQVNPIALPEDEISASEHLINYSAMTQGLHYLSENADVVVVEGSGGWRTLMNDLRPYSEWVIQEQLPVVLVVGIKLGCISHALLTAQAILNDGLPLVGWVANRINPGLANYAEIITVLRKKIPAPQLGELPYLPRAEQRDLSPYIDLSAVAD; from the coding sequence ATGTTGAAACGTATTTTTGTCACAGGAACTGATACTGCCGTCGGTAAAACGGTGGTTTCCAGAGCGCTATTGCAAAAATTGGCAGTGAGTGGCAAGTCCGCGGCGGGTTATAAACCGATAGCGAAAGGGTGTATGGAAACAGAAGAAGGGATGCGAAACCGTGATGCGCAACTGCTGCTGGCCACATCCACCCTTAAATTGACCTATGAGCAAGTGAATCCCATCGCCTTACCGGAGGATGAAATCAGCGCCAGCGAACACTTGATCAACTATAGCGCCATGACGCAAGGGCTGCATTATCTGAGTGAAAACGCAGATGTGGTGGTTGTGGAAGGCAGCGGCGGCTGGCGTACGCTGATGAACGATCTGCGGCCCTATTCCGAATGGGTTATTCAGGAACAACTCCCCGTGGTGTTGGTTGTTGGTATCAAGCTGGGTTGTATCAGCCACGCGCTGCTAACCGCTCAGGCTATTCTTAACGACGGGTTGCCGTTGGTAGGTTGGGTTGCCAATCGCATTAATCCTGGGCTGGCAAATTATGCGGAAATCATAACGGTGCTACGCAAAAAGATTCCCGCGCCTCAGCTAGGGGAGTTACCTTATTTACCCCGGGCGGAACAGCGCGATTTATCCCCTTACATTGATCTCTCCGCCGTGGCGGATTGA
- a CDS encoding SgcJ/EcaC family oxidoreductase, producing MKKLLGVVGSLMLVSGSAWAATAPNCVKVDRVQIERLFDKWNDALRTGDAKKVTSNYLSDAVLIPTVSNKVRLTEAERIDYFEHFLAKKPRGKINSRTIRIGCNKAIDTGIYTFTFADKSKLLARYTFTYAWRGSDWKISTHHSSAMPEN from the coding sequence ATGAAAAAATTACTCGGCGTTGTTGGTTCACTGATGTTGGTTTCTGGCTCTGCGTGGGCGGCAACCGCGCCTAACTGCGTTAAAGTTGATCGTGTTCAAATTGAACGGTTATTCGATAAATGGAACGATGCTTTACGGACTGGTGATGCAAAGAAGGTTACAAGTAATTATCTGAGCGATGCGGTCTTAATACCCACAGTTTCTAATAAAGTGCGTCTGACTGAAGCGGAGCGAATTGATTATTTTGAACATTTCCTGGCCAAAAAACCGCGTGGAAAGATCAATAGCCGAACCATACGTATTGGCTGTAATAAAGCAATTGATACTGGAATATATACCTTCACTTTCGCGGATAAGTCAAAGCTCTTAGCCCGTTACACTTTCACTTATGCCTGGAGAGGTAGTGATTGGAAAATTTCCACTCATCACTCTTCGGCCATGCCTGAAAACTGA
- the mlc gene encoding sugar metabolism global transcriptional regulator Mlc: MIADGQPGHIDQIKQMNAGAVYRLIDMYGPISRIELSKRTQLAPASITKIVRELLEAHLVQETEYQDIGSRGRPAIGVILDTQTWHFLSVRISHNSMTLALRDLSSKLVAEDNALLSAEHPQPLLNRILNEIDNFFIRHQKRLERLTAIAITAPGIIDATAGIIHRMPFYDVEEMAIGPALAQRTGLPVYLQHDICAWTMAEALYGASRGFQNVIQLVIDHNVGAGVITGGRILHVGSRNLVEIGHTQVDPYGKRCYCGNHGCLETVASTESMLELASQRMSASMSSILHGSPLTVDNLCDAALKGDPLAKDIIHDVGNNVGRIAAIMVNLFNPDKILVGSPLNKAASILYPAIMGCIHQQSFPPYSHNTQVEATQFYNQGTMPGAALVKDALYNGSLLVKLLQG; encoded by the coding sequence GTGATTGCCGACGGTCAACCCGGTCACATCGATCAAATTAAACAAATGAATGCCGGGGCAGTCTACCGGCTGATCGATATGTATGGCCCAATATCACGTATCGAACTGTCAAAACGCACACAACTGGCACCCGCAAGCATCACCAAAATCGTACGCGAACTGCTGGAAGCCCATCTGGTTCAGGAAACGGAATACCAGGATATCGGCAGCAGAGGACGTCCGGCGATCGGGGTGATCCTCGATACTCAGACGTGGCATTTTCTCTCCGTGCGCATCAGCCACAATTCCATGACGTTGGCACTGCGTGATTTGAGCAGCAAACTGGTGGCTGAAGATAACGCTCTCCTTTCTGCTGAACATCCTCAGCCTTTGCTCAATCGCATTTTAAATGAAATTGATAATTTCTTTATTCGGCATCAAAAACGTCTGGAGCGATTGACCGCCATCGCCATTACCGCGCCGGGGATCATTGACGCCACAGCCGGTATCATCCATCGCATGCCGTTTTATGATGTTGAAGAGATGGCTATCGGGCCTGCGCTGGCCCAACGCACCGGGCTACCGGTTTATCTGCAACACGACATCTGCGCCTGGACGATGGCGGAAGCGTTATATGGCGCTTCTCGCGGCTTTCAGAATGTCATTCAGCTCGTCATCGATCACAACGTGGGCGCGGGCGTCATCACCGGCGGACGCATTCTGCATGTAGGTAGCCGCAATCTGGTTGAAATCGGCCATACGCAGGTCGATCCCTATGGCAAGCGCTGCTATTGTGGTAACCACGGTTGCCTTGAAACCGTTGCCAGCACGGAAAGTATGCTGGAACTGGCCTCTCAGAGAATGAGCGCCTCCATGAGTTCTATTCTGCATGGTTCTCCGCTCACGGTGGATAACCTGTGCGACGCTGCCCTGAAAGGCGATCCGCTGGCGAAAGATATCATTCACGATGTCGGAAATAACGTTGGCCGCATTGCCGCCATCATGGTGAATTTGTTCAATCCGGATAAAATCTTGGTTGGTTCTCCGCTTAACAAAGCGGCCAGCATTTTATATCCGGCGATCATGGGCTGTATCCATCAGCAGTCTTTTCCGCCCTACAGCCATAACACCCAGGTGGAAGCGACCCAGTTTTATAATCAGGGGACAATGCCCGGCGCGGCATTAGTGAAGGACGCCCTGTATAACGGTTCTCTGCTGGTAAAACTGCTACAGGGCTAA
- a CDS encoding LysR family transcriptional regulator, with protein sequence MNIELRHLRYFIAVAEELHFGRAAERLNISQPPLSHQIQILEEQIGAKLLERNNRNVHLTPAGAMFLKEAWTIIDQVEQAAERASRLQRGEIGELTIGFTSSAPFIKKVSRSLLYFRQSYPEVHIQMMELNTKQQIEPLLNGKLDLGVMRNNPLPDALEHQLLLHEALVAVVHEEHPLAKQSTGDPISIKQLAPEPFVFFSRAVGTALYDETLTLLKRYGISPYITQEVGEAMTIVGLVSSGLGVSILPASFVRIRVDGVKYLSLAEYDATTQVWLVTARHRPLNAAAQTLIGLMLAH encoded by the coding sequence ATGAATATCGAACTTCGACACCTTCGCTACTTCATCGCGGTAGCAGAAGAGCTGCATTTTGGTCGCGCCGCCGAAAGGCTGAACATCTCGCAACCACCGCTTAGCCATCAAATCCAGATTCTGGAGGAGCAGATCGGCGCCAAATTGCTGGAACGCAACAACCGTAATGTTCACCTGACGCCGGCAGGCGCCATGTTTCTGAAAGAAGCCTGGACTATTATCGACCAGGTCGAGCAGGCAGCCGAACGCGCTTCACGTCTTCAGCGCGGCGAAATAGGAGAATTGACGATCGGGTTTACCTCGTCCGCGCCGTTCATCAAAAAAGTGTCGCGCAGCCTACTGTATTTCCGGCAATCCTACCCGGAAGTCCATATTCAAATGATGGAGTTGAATACGAAGCAGCAAATCGAACCGCTGCTGAATGGCAAGCTCGATCTGGGCGTGATGCGCAATAATCCCTTGCCCGATGCGCTCGAACATCAGTTGTTGCTGCATGAAGCGCTGGTTGCGGTTGTGCATGAAGAACATCCGCTGGCCAAACAATCCACGGGTGACCCCATCAGCATCAAACAGTTGGCGCCGGAGCCATTTGTGTTTTTCTCCCGCGCCGTGGGGACGGCGCTTTACGACGAAACGCTGACGCTACTAAAAAGATACGGCATCAGCCCGTATATCACTCAGGAAGTGGGCGAGGCGATGACGATTGTCGGGCTGGTTTCATCGGGTCTTGGCGTTTCCATTTTGCCCGCGTCTTTTGTGCGTATCCGCGTCGATGGCGTGAAGTATTTGTCACTGGCCGAATACGATGCCACAACGCAGGTGTGGCTGGTTACCGCCCGGCACCGCCCGCTGAACGCGGCCGCACAGACGCTGATCGGGCTTATGCTGGCGCACTAA
- a CDS encoding MFS transporter has product MSSLPSSAPVSVIDDAESPSNSPNSNGKTPYIKRGTPQFMRVTLALFSAGLATFALLYCIQPLLPVFSHDFSISPATSSLALSVSTIMLAVGLLFTGPLSDTIGRKNVMVVSLLLASISTLICAFMTSWQGVLIMRAMIGLSLSGVAAVAMSYLSEEIHPSVLAFSMGLYISGNSIGGMSGRLVSGVLTDYFPWRVAIGVIGVLALMAALTFWRILPKSRHFRPGSLRPKALLLNVKLHWHDAGLPLLFLQGFLLMGSFVTLFNYIGYRLLAAPYLLSQAVVGLLSLVYLTGSYSSPKAGTLTYRFGRGPVLNIAIILMLFGLGLTALNTLVLIFCGMMLFAAGFFAAHSVTSSWVGQRARRAKGQASSMYLFCYYLGSSLAGTLGGIFWHWFGWSGITLFLGSLLLLSLLISFRLKQL; this is encoded by the coding sequence TTGAGTAGCCTGCCATCTTCCGCGCCGGTGTCTGTTATTGACGATGCGGAATCACCTTCGAACTCCCCAAACTCAAACGGCAAAACTCCCTATATCAAACGCGGCACCCCGCAGTTTATGCGTGTCACGCTGGCGTTGTTCTCTGCCGGTCTGGCAACGTTCGCACTGCTCTACTGCATACAACCTTTGTTGCCCGTATTCTCGCACGATTTTTCCATTTCACCGGCGACCAGCAGCTTGGCGCTTTCGGTTTCCACCATAATGCTGGCCGTTGGTTTGCTGTTCACAGGTCCATTATCGGACACCATCGGGCGCAAGAACGTCATGGTAGTGTCACTGTTGCTGGCCTCGATTAGCACCCTAATTTGTGCGTTCATGACCAGTTGGCAAGGCGTTCTGATCATGCGGGCGATGATCGGATTATCACTCAGCGGCGTGGCGGCGGTTGCCATGAGCTATTTGAGCGAAGAGATTCATCCCAGCGTGTTAGCCTTTTCAATGGGGCTGTATATCAGCGGCAACTCGATTGGCGGGATGAGCGGCCGTCTGGTCAGCGGTGTATTGACCGACTATTTCCCCTGGCGGGTCGCCATTGGTGTGATCGGCGTGCTGGCGCTGATGGCGGCGCTGACTTTCTGGCGGATTTTACCTAAATCGCGTCATTTCCGACCGGGTTCGTTGCGTCCTAAAGCCCTGCTATTGAATGTCAAACTGCACTGGCATGATGCGGGGCTGCCACTTCTGTTTTTACAGGGTTTTTTGCTGATGGGGTCGTTCGTTACCCTGTTCAATTACATTGGCTATCGACTGCTGGCCGCACCCTATTTGCTTAGCCAGGCGGTAGTGGGATTGCTGTCGCTCGTTTACCTTACAGGAAGTTATAGTTCACCCAAAGCAGGTACATTAACTTATCGTTTCGGGCGTGGCCCTGTGTTGAATATCGCCATTATTTTGATGCTGTTCGGACTGGGGCTTACCGCCTTAAACACGCTGGTCTTGATTTTTTGCGGCATGATGCTATTTGCCGCGGGTTTTTTTGCCGCTCACTCAGTGACCAGCAGTTGGGTTGGTCAGCGGGCGCGTCGGGCAAAGGGCCAGGCGTCTTCGATGTATCTGTTTTGCTATTACTTGGGTTCCAGTCTTGCCGGGACATTAGGCGGCATTTTCTGGCATTGGTTCGGCTGGTCTGGTATTACCCTTTTTTTAGGCTCATTGCTGTTACTCTCTTTACTGATTAGTTTTCGATTGAAACAGCTTTAA
- the tus gene encoding DNA replication terminus site-binding protein, with protein sequence MDLYSLIDRMNLCFGSLEKKLARMQELFSSFRFVAGRVYSLPDIEKGSEHDAIEQIFVTQHVGQAALDRGLAHFQRLFIHHYPETISSKAAVRLPGALCFSVDQDEYRLANQLIIDINRLKKDLERIITVESGLAPEQRFEFVHTHLRGLITLSAYRSLMLLTNPTSVRFGWANKHIIKNMHRAELLEKLGKSLKAERGLAPYSKEQWAELVEQEIDAVLRLPQHAKLKIKRPVKVQPIARVWYAEQQKQVQHPCPSPLLVLIQQETGNSIPIIGELNPYDANNIKHKHKPQAAPLRLLIPRLHLYTDS encoded by the coding sequence ATGGATCTTTATTCGCTGATTGACCGCATGAACCTGTGCTTTGGTTCGCTGGAGAAGAAACTGGCGCGAATGCAGGAATTGTTCTCATCTTTCCGGTTTGTAGCCGGCCGAGTCTACTCCCTGCCTGATATAGAAAAAGGCTCTGAACACGATGCCATTGAGCAAATTTTTGTCACTCAGCATGTCGGACAAGCAGCCCTCGACAGAGGACTGGCGCATTTTCAACGTCTGTTCATCCACCACTATCCCGAAACAATCAGCAGCAAAGCCGCAGTTCGCTTACCTGGCGCCCTGTGCTTTTCCGTTGATCAGGATGAGTATCGTCTGGCGAATCAACTGATTATTGATATCAACAGGCTAAAAAAAGATCTGGAGCGGATCATCACGGTTGAATCCGGGTTGGCGCCGGAACAACGCTTTGAGTTTGTGCATACGCACTTGCGCGGTTTAATTACGCTGAGCGCTTACCGTTCGCTGATGTTGCTCACCAATCCGACCTCCGTACGTTTTGGATGGGCTAACAAGCATATTATTAAAAACATGCACCGCGCCGAACTGCTGGAAAAACTGGGAAAAAGCCTGAAAGCAGAGCGCGGTTTGGCTCCCTATAGCAAAGAACAGTGGGCTGAGTTGGTGGAACAGGAAATCGACGCGGTATTGCGTTTGCCGCAACACGCGAAACTGAAGATCAAGCGCCCGGTCAAAGTTCAGCCGATCGCCCGTGTCTGGTATGCCGAGCAGCAGAAGCAGGTGCAACACCCCTGCCCGTCCCCGCTATTGGTCTTGATCCAGCAGGAAACCGGCAACAGTATTCCAATTATCGGCGAGCTAAACCCTTACGATGCCAATAACATCAAACATAAGCATAAGCCACAGGCTGCGCCACTACGTTTGCTAATCCCGCGTTTGCATCTTTATACCGACAGCTAA
- the fumC gene encoding class II fumarate hydratase has translation MTTTRIEKDSMGPIDVPADCLWGAQTQRSLEHFRISEEKMPRALIDALAQTKRAAASVNMDLNLLPAERGHAIVQAADEVLAGKHPGEFPLAIWQTGSGTQSNMNMNEVLANRASELLGGERGNSRLVHPNDDVNKSQSSNDVFPTAMHVAAVIAINEHLIPELKELHQTLASKADRFKDIVKIGRTHLQDATPLTLGQEISGWAAMLQQNLKHIENSVPHICELALGGTAVGTGLNTHPEYAVRVAAELAALTGQPFVTSPNKFESLGTCDALVHGHGALKGLAASLMKIANDVRWLASGPRCGIGELSIPENEPGSSIMPGKVNPTQCEAMTMLCCQVMGNDVAVNMGGASGNFELNVYRPMVIHNFLQSIRLLADGMKSFNEHCAIGIEPNRERIDQLLNESLMLVTALNTHIGYDKAAEIAKKAHKEGLTLKASALKLGYLTEAQFDEWVRPQDMVGSLKA, from the coding sequence ATGACAACCACGCGTATTGAAAAAGACTCGATGGGACCGATTGATGTGCCCGCCGATTGTCTGTGGGGGGCTCAGACGCAACGCTCACTGGAACATTTCCGCATTTCCGAAGAGAAAATGCCACGGGCGTTGATTGATGCGCTGGCACAGACGAAACGGGCTGCCGCCAGTGTCAACATGGATTTAAATTTATTGCCTGCCGAGAGGGGCCACGCCATTGTTCAGGCTGCTGATGAAGTATTGGCGGGGAAACACCCGGGCGAATTTCCTTTGGCTATCTGGCAAACCGGCTCCGGCACGCAGAGTAACATGAACATGAATGAAGTGCTGGCCAACCGCGCCAGCGAGTTATTAGGCGGCGAGCGCGGAAACAGCAGGTTGGTTCACCCTAATGATGACGTAAATAAAAGCCAAAGCTCCAACGATGTTTTTCCTACCGCGATGCATGTTGCGGCCGTTATCGCCATCAACGAGCACTTGATCCCTGAATTGAAGGAACTGCATCAAACGTTGGCGTCGAAAGCCGATCGGTTCAAGGACATTGTGAAGATAGGGCGAACCCATTTGCAGGATGCCACGCCACTGACGCTGGGACAGGAAATTTCTGGTTGGGCGGCGATGTTGCAGCAGAACCTGAAGCATATTGAAAACAGCGTTCCGCATATTTGCGAACTGGCGCTGGGCGGCACCGCGGTGGGAACCGGTCTGAATACCCATCCTGAGTATGCGGTGCGGGTGGCGGCTGAACTGGCGGCGTTGACCGGACAGCCATTTGTCACTTCGCCGAACAAATTCGAGTCGTTAGGCACCTGCGATGCGCTGGTTCACGGACACGGCGCGCTGAAAGGGCTGGCGGCGTCACTAATGAAAATCGCAAACGATGTGCGCTGGTTGGCATCGGGGCCACGCTGCGGGATTGGCGAACTGAGCATTCCTGAAAATGAGCCGGGCAGCTCCATCATGCCGGGTAAAGTGAACCCGACGCAGTGTGAAGCGATGACCATGCTGTGTTGTCAGGTCATGGGAAATGATGTCGCCGTCAACATGGGCGGCGCCTCGGGTAATTTTGAGCTTAATGTGTATCGCCCGATGGTGATTCATAATTTCCTGCAATCCATTCGCCTGTTGGCGGATGGGATGAAGAGTTTCAATGAGCATTGTGCAATCGGTATTGAGCCGAATCGCGAGCGAATTGATCAACTATTGAATGAGTCATTGATGCTGGTAACGGCGCTGAATACGCATATCGGCTATGACAAAGCGGCTGAAATCGCCAAAAAAGCCCATAAAGAAGGTTTGACGTTAAAAGCTTCGGCGCTGAAGCTGGGGTATCTCACGGAAGCGCAATTTGACGAATGGGTCAGACCTCAGGATATGGTCGGGAGTTTGAAAGCATAA
- the manA gene encoding mannose-6-phosphate isomerase — protein MQKMLNRVQHYAWGSKRALTELYAIDNPNDLPMAELWMGAHPKSSSCIIDENGHEHNLRDFIAEDLPTHLGAAIAQRFGELPFLFKVLCAEQPLSIQVHPSKSAAERGFAKENAAGIALDAAERNYKDANHKPELVFALTSFQAMNGFRELSEIAELLKPVAGAHPSITAFLQQPDSNNLARLFANLLSMDGDQKSRALAVLKAALNCRQDEPWSTIREITRFYPDDSGLFSPLLMNVMTLQPGQAMFLYAQTPHAYLKGVALEVMANSDNVLRAGLTPKYIDIPELLNNVKFEAKPASQLLTAPIEQGNELDFPIPVDDFAFSLHNLSDEAQTLKQNSAAIVFCVDGKALLQKNNQQIRLDAGESCFVSANESPLSVQGQGRIARVFNR, from the coding sequence ATGCAAAAAATGCTCAACCGCGTCCAGCACTATGCCTGGGGCAGCAAACGCGCTTTAACTGAGCTATATGCAATTGATAACCCGAATGACTTACCTATGGCAGAGTTGTGGATGGGCGCCCATCCGAAAAGCAGTTCTTGCATTATTGATGAAAATGGTCACGAACATAATCTGCGGGATTTTATCGCCGAAGATTTACCCACTCACCTTGGCGCGGCAATCGCACAGCGTTTTGGCGAACTCCCCTTCCTGTTTAAAGTGCTATGCGCGGAACAACCGCTGTCCATTCAGGTTCACCCCAGTAAATCAGCCGCAGAACGCGGTTTTGCCAAAGAAAATGCCGCCGGGATCGCACTGGATGCCGCAGAAAGAAACTATAAAGACGCCAACCACAAGCCCGAATTAGTCTTCGCTCTGACGTCCTTTCAGGCCATGAATGGTTTTCGGGAATTATCTGAAATTGCCGAGCTGTTAAAGCCCGTTGCCGGCGCCCATCCATCCATTACGGCGTTTTTACAACAGCCAGACAGCAACAATCTCGCCAGACTGTTTGCCAACCTGCTGAGTATGGATGGCGATCAGAAAAGCCGGGCGCTGGCTGTCCTAAAAGCGGCGTTGAACTGTCGGCAGGACGAACCCTGGTCCACCATTCGCGAGATCACCCGGTTTTACCCGGATGACAGCGGCCTGTTTTCTCCTCTGCTGATGAACGTTATGACTCTGCAACCCGGGCAGGCGATGTTTTTATATGCGCAGACGCCTCATGCCTACCTTAAAGGCGTGGCGCTGGAGGTCATGGCCAACTCGGATAACGTGTTACGGGCAGGATTAACGCCGAAGTATATTGATATCCCTGAACTGTTGAATAACGTTAAATTTGAAGCAAAACCAGCCTCTCAACTATTGACTGCCCCCATCGAACAGGGAAATGAACTAGACTTTCCCATTCCTGTTGATGATTTTGCCTTTTCACTGCATAACCTGAGTGATGAGGCGCAAACGCTCAAGCAAAACAGCGCCGCGATTGTTTTCTGCGTTGATGGCAAGGCGCTGCTGCAAAAAAATAATCAGCAGATCAGGCTTGACGCTGGAGAGTCCTGCTTTGTTTCCGCCAATGAATCTCCATTAAGCGTTCAGGGACAAGGGCGTATCGCCCGCGTGTTTAATCGGTAA
- a CDS encoding YdgA family protein, with translation MKKSFVAAGVIIALGVVWTGASWYTGKQLAQQLDGFTDTLNMQLKKDYPDSGLKIVYRDYQGGVFTSKLSYVLQADGSNEDQQILAPGEELVFNEIVSHGPFPLAQLKKFNLAPAMASVHSELANTTAVKSLFDLTKGEPFFTSETRLAYNGDTQSVVKLLPLEIAENDQKFAFSGTELLLDIGRDLGSNKLEGSISNLMSEKKNPWGETEKLVVNDITLKGNNQKGRFDLNLGDAALSVKSVSFTVEGGDTVTLNNASLQTSVTEDDKNLAAKLALALESLNIGDRNLGSGKVNMSVSQLDGEGARQFATGYQRNVQQILKNSEGKDPATFQHEITMTFLQYLPQLLKGNPNITVSPVSWKNSKGEGTFTLTLDLTDPLQNSAKATDPNASDEEKIILQSVKKIDAKLNVPLPMLAELMVQAGPQPANEEEKKQATAMARQQAQMMASIGQMNQISVTKDNAIISSLQYADGQVDFNGNKMPLANFIAPFVGLPDESGEAPQPNAQQEPAIITPPAQ, from the coding sequence ATGAAGAAGTCGTTCGTTGCCGCTGGCGTTATTATTGCTCTGGGAGTCGTCTGGACCGGCGCTTCCTGGTACACAGGTAAACAATTGGCGCAACAGCTAGATGGTTTTACCGATACCCTTAATATGCAACTGAAAAAGGACTATCCTGACTCGGGACTCAAAATTGTTTACCGCGACTACCAAGGGGGCGTGTTCACCAGCAAACTGTCTTATGTTCTGCAAGCCGATGGTTCGAACGAAGATCAGCAGATCCTTGCGCCTGGCGAGGAACTGGTATTCAATGAAATCGTCTCCCACGGGCCTTTCCCGCTGGCCCAGCTCAAAAAATTCAATCTGGCTCCGGCAATGGCCTCGGTGCACAGTGAACTGGCCAACACGACTGCCGTCAAATCCTTGTTTGATTTAACCAAAGGCGAACCCTTCTTCACTTCGGAAACGCGGCTCGCCTACAACGGCGATACCCAATCTGTCGTCAAGCTGCTTCCTCTGGAGATAGCAGAAAATGATCAGAAATTCGCATTCAGCGGTACAGAATTGCTGCTTGATATCGGTCGCGATTTAGGCAGCAACAAGCTGGAAGGCAGCATCAGCAACCTGATGAGTGAAAAGAAAAATCCCTGGGGTGAAACTGAAAAACTCGTTGTGAATGATATCACGCTGAAGGGCAACAATCAGAAAGGCAGATTTGATCTCAATTTGGGCGATGCGGCGCTTTCCGTCAAATCAGTCAGCTTTACGGTCGAAGGTGGTGACACCGTCACGTTAAATAATGCCTCTCTGCAAACCAGCGTAACGGAAGATGACAAAAATCTGGCGGCTAAACTGGCGCTGGCGCTGGAATCCCTGAACATAGGCGACCGCAACCTCGGCTCCGGCAAGGTAAATATGTCTGTCTCGCAACTTGATGGCGAAGGCGCAAGACAGTTCGCAACCGGGTATCAGCGTAACGTTCAACAAATTCTGAAAAATTCTGAAGGTAAGGACCCGGCAACCTTTCAGCACGAGATAACCATGACCTTTCTGCAATACCTGCCGCAGTTACTGAAAGGAAACCCGAATATCACCGTCTCCCCCGTCAGTTGGAAAAACAGCAAAGGAGAAGGAACATTCACCCTTACGCTGGATCTAACCGATCCGTTGCAAAATAGTGCGAAGGCAACCGATCCCAATGCGTCAGATGAAGAAAAAATCATTCTTCAATCGGTGAAAAAGATTGATGCCAAATTGAATGTACCGTTACCCATGCTGGCGGAGTTGATGGTTCAGGCCGGGCCGCAGCCTGCCAACGAGGAAGAGAAGAAACAAGCGACCGCTATGGCACGGCAGCAGGCGCAGATGATGGCGAGCATTGGTCAGATGAACCAGATCTCCGTTACCAAAGACAACGCCATCATCAGTTCGCTGCAATACGCTGACGGTCAGGTTGACTTCAACGGTAATAAAATGCCGCTGGCCAATTTTATCGCGCCGTTTGTCGGCTTACCGGACGAAAGTGGGGAAGCGCCGCAGCCCAATGCCCAACAGGAACCGGCGATCATTACGCCCCCTGCGCAATAA
- a CDS encoding arsenic resistance protein, which yields MHALKTFMETHQTAIYFSAVLLAGPTAQIFPGATPLAAAINPALALMLFVTFLQVPMTALGKSVTQLRFLAALLCANFIAIPLFIAGLLPFLPDDPVIRFGMLLVLLAPCIDYVVTFSQIGRADASRLLAATPVLLLVQMLALPLYLGLFLNQEAAASIHFTPFLHAFIWLIAIPLLMAATIQWGSARNQTVKTAAEVLSFFPVPATALVLFVVVAAVTPQLQSAWRSVLTVLPFYIFFAIVAPALGWMIGRLFRLDAPGGRAVAFSAATRNSLVVLPLALAMPGATALLPAIIVSQTLVELLSELIYIRIIPRLKTG from the coding sequence ATGCACGCACTCAAAACCTTCATGGAAACACACCAGACGGCGATCTATTTTAGCGCAGTGCTCCTTGCCGGGCCGACGGCACAGATCTTCCCCGGCGCAACCCCATTGGCTGCCGCCATCAATCCGGCTCTCGCCTTAATGCTGTTTGTCACTTTTTTACAGGTGCCGATGACGGCGCTGGGGAAAAGCGTTACCCAACTGCGTTTTCTTGCCGCGCTGCTCTGCGCGAATTTTATTGCCATCCCCTTGTTTATTGCTGGTTTACTTCCTTTCTTGCCTGACGACCCGGTTATCCGGTTCGGTATGCTGTTGGTATTGCTTGCTCCCTGCATTGATTATGTTGTGACATTTTCTCAAATCGGCCGCGCCGACGCGTCGCGCCTGCTGGCTGCCACGCCCGTTTTGTTACTGGTTCAAATGCTGGCGCTACCGCTTTACCTCGGCCTCTTTCTCAACCAGGAAGCCGCGGCATCCATTCATTTCACGCCGTTTTTGCACGCCTTTATCTGGCTGATTGCCATTCCGCTGCTGATGGCGGCAACCATTCAGTGGGGAAGCGCACGCAATCAGACGGTGAAAACCGCGGCTGAAGTCTTGTCATTTTTCCCCGTTCCGGCGACGGCACTGGTGTTATTTGTAGTCGTGGCCGCCGTCACGCCTCAGCTTCAAAGCGCATGGCGTTCGGTGTTGACGGTGCTGCCTTTCTATATATTCTTCGCTATCGTCGCGCCTGCTTTGGGCTGGATGATCGGCAGGTTATTTCGCCTTGATGCACCCGGCGGCCGGGCGGTCGCCTTCAGCGCGGCAACCAGAAACTCGCTGGTCGTACTGCCCCTGGCGTTGGCAATGCCGGGGGCGACCGCGCTATTACCCGCCATCATCGTCAGTCAGACGTTGGTCGAATTGCTCAGCGAACTGATTTATATCCGAATTATTCCCAGACTCAAGACGGGATGA